In Desulfovibrio oxyclinae DSM 11498, one genomic interval encodes:
- a CDS encoding glycosyltransferase gives MPHSDPKAKIIHHTALQKRGGARRVAQILRDCQQGDGIDARMSFEIPEDTAFTGTQPIDFGRRLEPDQVPHLHASADWPSLLKSIPRDTRCVITLHDCNLITGGCPFPLDCPHFAKDCEDPCPRGFPASFENRRIRRERLDRLQPTLVSPSRWLATLAREALPGHKVRIIPNGIPWPESPPDKQAARAALGLHPNARAVLFAAHGGMRAAYKSGEAWPVYWREIKRRQPGAVGFAVGGDTAGEQDGLTLWPYVDREKLGTLMDACDCFVYPTLADNHSLLILEAMSHGQPVVASPVGGVPEQIDDGTTGFLVKTDPEEFGEAVSDLLEHASQARRVGHTAFLKGGKRFDAKRMAAQYAPLYNRQE, from the coding sequence GTGCCGCACTCGGACCCCAAGGCGAAGATCATCCACCATACGGCCCTTCAGAAACGCGGCGGCGCACGACGCGTGGCCCAGATTCTGCGCGACTGCCAGCAGGGCGACGGCATTGACGCGCGCATGAGCTTCGAGATCCCCGAAGACACCGCGTTCACCGGCACCCAGCCCATCGACTTCGGCCGCAGGCTGGAGCCGGATCAGGTGCCGCACCTGCACGCCAGCGCGGACTGGCCATCGCTGCTCAAATCCATCCCGCGGGACACGCGCTGCGTCATAACCCTGCATGACTGCAACCTCATCACGGGCGGCTGCCCCTTTCCGCTGGACTGCCCGCACTTTGCAAAGGACTGCGAGGACCCTTGCCCCAGAGGCTTTCCGGCATCTTTCGAGAACCGCCGCATCCGACGCGAACGACTGGACAGACTGCAACCGACGCTGGTCTCCCCCTCGCGCTGGCTGGCAACACTGGCACGGGAAGCCCTGCCGGGCCACAAGGTACGAATCATTCCCAACGGCATCCCGTGGCCCGAGTCGCCGCCGGACAAACAGGCTGCTCGGGCTGCTCTGGGGCTGCATCCCAACGCGCGGGCAGTGCTCTTTGCGGCGCACGGCGGCATGCGCGCGGCCTACAAATCCGGTGAGGCATGGCCGGTGTACTGGCGGGAAATCAAACGGCGCCAGCCCGGCGCGGTGGGATTCGCCGTGGGCGGCGACACCGCCGGAGAACAGGACGGCCTGACACTGTGGCCCTATGTGGACCGTGAAAAACTCGGAACGCTCATGGACGCCTGCGACTGCTTTGTCTATCCCACTCTGGCGGACAACCACTCCCTGCTGATTCTGGAAGCCATGTCCCACGGTCAGCCCGTAGTGGCCTCCCCCGTCGGCGGGGTCCCCGAACAGATCGACGACGGCACCACCGGCTTTCTGGTCAAGACGGACCCGGAAGAATTCGGCGAAGCGGTCTCGGACCTGCTGGAACACGCATCGCAGGCGCGCAGGGTGGGACACACGGCCTTCCTGAAGGGC